ttacagCCATTTAAAAACTTCTGCCATTTCCCATCAGCTGCTAGTaatcctttaacatttcttgttgtACAGCCTGGCTGGCAATGAAgtctgtcagtttttgtttctctcaaaatgtCTTTATAGATAactgaagatgaaaaataaaatttgaatggacACTTGTAATTGAGCTAGTAATCAAATATTTCCTATAATGAAAAACCTAGGTACAGATATCTTCACTCCACTATATGTATAAAGAGGACTTAATATCTCACAACATTGTACACGTGCTTCCAAACCATATGAGAAGGAAATCTACTGAGAAATCCAGTATCTGAACTGAATCAGACCGACTCCAGGATTGGATATTTTTACCACTTATCCCTATGGCCTTTGTGAGATAGATATGAAAAATTGTCAAGGGGGAAGACTGAGGAGATCGGTCATGAACAAAGGACAGTGGGACCAAAACCTCAGAGATGTCAATCCCCATAGCTAAGGATTCAACGAACCTAGAACACATGGTCAGGCCAGTGCATGGGGATAGTGAAAGCTCAGGTTGAAAATGCGTCTCCTATGCCAGGTTATTATGTTTGAGCTTAGAATATGGATTAAGTACTATTTTATCTAGGAAACAACAATCCATAGAATTAGGCTGCAAAATATTACTTAGAGGGAGATGGAATGTATCTATCTTTATGTcatatataaatgataatatttgtggGGTTTTGCCCCACATGTGTAATTTTCCTTCTATAAATTCCTAtctatgtcatttttttccccttaggcTTCTGTTGATCTAAATCATAGTCTAGGAGTTTTGCCAGCAATCTCAGAGGATTCGATCCCTGGGCACAATTTATAGTAGAAAATGGAGTTaactcatttttctaaaattagaagCAGCTAAAGCCTTAATATACAATGACTCTCCTTggatgtattttttcaaaaaaggcaaATAGAGCTGTGCTGCTTGATATTTGCCTTATATCTCTATTCCTGTGGAGGAATGAAGCATCAAAGAtgagttttcttttgatttgggTATGTACTGCAGTCAAGTGAAAGAGATATGGTCAACTGTGGCTGACAACTGCTGGCCTAATATGATAGGATATGCATCATGTGGTCCAATTTCTGAATCTAATGGAGAAAAaccttgcactttttttttttactgaaaattttatttttttcattgcagttttttttttgtttgttttggttttgtttttgttttgttaatgttgcCAGTTTAATCTTGCAGCTTTTAAATGGAGAATAGGTTTCCTTACAAATATCTAGGAAGATCCAAGTCTTTTAACATCCATCTATGAAATGAGCATACAGTTGGTTGATAAAgtataatttctgtttcttccatggGTTATagggaatgaatgaaatagacTTCTGTAGCACGGCGAATACCTGAGGTGAGCGGTAGCATACTACTGAGAGTCTATTTTCAGAGTTAAACCCAAGGTAGGCATCAGGGTATTAAAAGGCTTGTTCTTGGCCAGCATCCTGCTACTGGATGGTGGCTGTTACCTGGAGTTTCAGtccttaaaaaacacaaataaacacaaaataaaaaacacaaattgtgttaaaaaacacaactcttctctccctctctctctccctctctgtttctcttattctcacacacacacacacacacacacacacacacacccctctaaTCCTAGAATGGatatagcatttattttatttttttacctggCTATGTTTCCCCAAGAAATATGGAGCTatataaaggataaaaaatggAGTCTATGCTACTTCATCCTGATCTTGAATCCCTCTGCCTCAAGGTGGAGACCCAGAGAACattcctttatttcattatttgagTTTATAAGTGATTAGGTGcttcttcattgtttttaaggGATTGCAAAAGCACCCTTCCCTGTGTCCTTTACACAATCACAGAAGGCAGTTGCCTCTCCAACCAGACTTTGTTGTTCCAGACACAGACAGTTCTGTGCTGCTCAAAAATGCCTTCTTCAGGTGCATGCCACCTGAAGCCTTCCAGGCAGTCTTTTACCCACATCCCCAGTTAGGCAAAAGGAGTGCACTCAGTACATGCTAGTTCCTTAGCAGTGGTGAAATCGGCAGGCTTTCCCAGAGGAACTGGTGCGGTGTGGAGGGTAAATGAAGAAGCTTTCAAATACCACTAGAAACCACCATTCCCTGAACACTCTAAAATGCAGTGGGCTATGAAATGGGATGGTCTTGGGAAAATAAGgacatgaatgaaaataaacataaggtTTATCATTATCTTTCTTTCTGGGATGTTTCAAGTGTAGAGGTATATGACCCAGCTGGTACGTGCTCCTGGGAAGGCATCCCAGAGTGTCTGTGCTTTTGATTGTGATAATGTGTACTTCTGAtattgtgtttctctctttttgacaGGATATTTGGCTGGATCTTGGCATTTTCTCTATGTCCAGAAGTGATACATGAATCATTAGATAATTTCTGCACTTCCCAATTACAGGAGTGTCTTGTACATATGTGCCTGCCACTCTACTTTCTAGCTGGCTTATCTCCTTTTGGATTATATCTGCATTTCCATGTGTGCATCCTTGATTTTTCATGTGCCCCTCTTCAGATGAGAGCTTTACAAAAGGTACAGGGCATACAAAATGATCCATACTTAATATCAAGTTCTGTGTCTTATAACTTTGCCATAGGCTTGCTGATGAGCCTCATGTGTTAAACAAAAATGAGTAATAAATTCTTTGAGACTGGCCCATTCAAATAAGTATGGCTCAgtttataataaaagatatacaTTAACAAGCCCTTTCAAATagcagtctttttcattttcattacataTTGAAACACTAAGCTAATCATTTTCATAACCACATCTTATTCAagcttctttttccctccttccaggAATGGCAACTCCTTCTCTGTCACTTGGGAGGATGTTTTATCCCAACAGGAGCATTTTTCACCCAGATACATTCTTCCTCGTTGGAATCCCAGGGCTGGAAGGGGCCCATGCCTGGATCTCCCTGCCTTTCTGCTCTGTCTACCTTATGGCTTTGCTGGGCAATGCCACCATTTTGCTAGTCATCAAGATGGAGCAGACCCTGCGGAGAGAGCCCATGTTCTACTTTCTGGCCCTCCTTTCAACTATCGATTTGGCCCTTTCCACAACCTCTATGCCCCGCATGCTGGGTATCTTCTGGTTTGATGCTCATGAGATTAACTTTGGGGCTTGTGTAGCCCAGATGTTTTTGATCCATGCCTTCACTGGCATGGAGGCTGAGGTCCTGGTAGCCATGGCCTTTGACCGTTATGTGGCGATCTGTGCTCCACTCCACTATAGGACCATCTTGACATCCCGGGTGCTGGTGGGCATCAGCATGTGCATTGTGATTCGTCCTGTTCTGTTTACACTTCCCATGATCTATCTCATCTACCGCCTACCCTTTTGTCAGGCTCGTGTAATAGCTCATTCCTACTGTGAACACATGGGCATTGCAAAACTGTCCTGTGGAAACATCCGTATCAATGCCATCTATGGGCTCTTTGtggtgtctctctttcttctgaaCCTGTTCCTTATTGGCATCTCCTACATTTACATACTCCGAGCTGTCTTCCGCCTCCCATCACATGATGCTCGGTTAAAAGCCCTAAGCACGTGTGGCTCTCACACTGGGGTCATCTGCGTTTTCTATATCCCCTCAGTGTTCTCCTTCCTCACTCACCGATTTGGACACAACATACCACGCTACATTCACATTCTTGTTGCCAACCTCTATTTGGTTATCCCACCTTCGCTCAACCCCATCATTTATGGTGTAAGGACCAAACAGATACGAGAGCGAGTGCTCTGTGTCTTTGCTAAAAAGTAGATACTCTTGcctttgtttaccaaacattttgaTCTAGCAAGGAAAATGTGTGTTCTTTCTGGAGATTTTTCTCTGTGTACATTTAGTGCCACAAGATGATATTCCAGGGGTTTTGATCGGGCCTGTTATTGATTCTATGATTTGAATAATCTTCAAAATGTCTCAGGTTCAAGGACTAATTCCTATTGTGGAAGCAagtactgttttcattatttcacttTGTGTGAGAATGAACAGTCCAAGCAATGACACTTCCCATCATTACATTTGCTAACAGTGCTCTTTTCTCCCctgtttttaagttctttatttttccctcagtTCAACAAAAGTAAGACAAGGAAACATAACTAATACCTTTGTTCCCacaacatgaaattaaaaactattattactgagacttatttatctttaatgttATTCTTAATCAAACACATGAGACAGTTAAGTTGCAATGACCTATGACTCGTACCCCAAAccacttcccatttttttcttatcctcAGAGACAGGAATGACCATCAcatgactttcttctttcttggagTCTAAACAGATCATTTTAAGTTCAGTTTTCTCTGTGGGGGTTGGGATTATAATTTTTTACTTCATGTAAATGGTAATATACTGTATCATTTCATAGGcaattttttcacttaatattaaaCTTAGAGATCTGTTTGTGTTTATACATATGGGATacaatattcctttttaaatatactcaaatctgtaatttgcattttatcttttcataatatgaatgtatgtaatattttatttttaattccaaatcGATGTTGTGACATCTTTATGAATTGTTTTtgtgcatatttgaaaattttctagtGGTTCTACACTTACAAGGAGGACTGTCAGATAGTAGGTTACTGATGGAACAGGTCacattcttgtttatttttattgtggttattTACTGTGATTTCTTTGTGCCCTCCCCAAGTTTTCTGCCCAGCTTCTTAAAAATCTCATAGCATGAGTTTTTGATTACACCTGACATATTAACACCTTTCTATAAACCCTTTATAATTAATACCTTATTTTCATATCgcagattaaatttttaaatgaaatcagtaCTGATAATATTATCTATAACACAGCATTTTATCCCTTTGAAACTTAGGGCTTTTGCACAGCTTTATTATATATGGACATCCCAACATCTATATTGttattggggtgtgtgtgtttattaagtGTTACTTTTAATTCTAATCTACTTGCAACTTATTTTGATGTAAGGTGTAAGAATATTAAAcacctttctgtttctatttctaatCTGTTTAATAACATAATTGATTTAAGAACTCATCACTTCAGaactgatttgcatttttttctttcttcatattaaATTTCAATTTGTACAAGagtttgcttttcatttatatAGTTGGTTTGCTGTTTGTTCTTGAATCAGTGTCAGTCATCACTAGAGAACtacattttaatgacttttaaagCTGATTATCCTCCTGTACTTTTCTCACTCTTCATTTGTTCTTTAAGCTAATTTGTAGAACAATAAGATGAAATGCTGTCATTTTGCTATAGTTAAAAATATCCTGATGGAATTTTGAGTTCACTTATTCCTTGGCTTATTTACTATCAATCAATTAAACAATGTGTTATTAATTCCTTGAAATATTAACTGAGACTTAATTATGCTCCTCATTTTGATAAGCACAGATGATAAAATGTGCATCTGTGACTGTTCTGTGACTACCCTGTTAGCACTCTGTTTCCCAGAATTCTCTTCCCTGTAAGTTTCCAGTTGAGAGTTGGTCACATAAGAAATGCATAAGCCGTGGGAGGAAATGTGAAACAGCAGCCATTATTTTCTGTGGCTCAATATTGTTTTCAGGCAGTGATAGAAACACAGCAATACTAGAGGATTCTAATTTCTCCCCGTATCCCTAAGCTTCATGCACAGCTCTCCATGCCTACTGACCTGCTGACCAACAGCCATCACAAATCTACCACCAGGTATTTTACTTGTACACACAGAGGCAGTAGCCAGGAATAACAACCATCTACCTTAAATTTCGACACTCACTCCTTTATGATTCCATCCCAGAAGCTGAAAGtacctagtcttttttttttcatttctttttaatgtttattcattttttgatagagagacagagtgtgagcgggggaggggcagagagagagggagacacagaatccgaagcaggctccaggctctgagctgtcagcacagagccagatgtggggctcaaactcacagactgtgagatcatgacctgagccaaagttggactctcaaccaactgggccacccaggcacccctgaaagtaCCTAGTCTTCTGCAAACATCACCTTATTCATGCAGGCCTAATCTGACTAGAAAATTTGTTTTGGGATCTATTTTTCCCCCTAGCTCCTCCCACAATTGCAACTAactcctatatttatttattatttattttttattttttaaaatttacatccaaattagttaccatatagtgaaacaatgatttcaggagtagattccttaatgccccttacccatttagcccatcccccctcccataatccttccagcaaccctcagtttgttctccacatttatgagtctcttctgttttgtccccctccctgtttttatattatttttgtttcccttcccttatgttcatctattttgtctcttcaatcctcatatgagtgaagtcatatgatttttgtctttctctgactgactaatttcacttagcataataccctccagttccatccacgtagttgcaaatggcaagatttataCCTTTGAtagccaagtaatactccattttatatatacattttctttatccattcatccattgatggacattgggctctttccatactttggatattgttgatagtgctctaaaaacatgggggtgcatgtgtctcttcgaaacagcacacctgtatcccgtggataaatgcctagtagtgcaattgctgggtcatagggtagttctatttttagttttttgagggacctccatacagttttccagagtggctgccagcttgcattgccaccaacaatgcaaaagagatcctctttctcagcatcctcgccaacatctgtcgttggctgagttgttaatgtgagccattctgacaggtgtgaagtggtatctcattgtggttttgatttgtatttccctgatgatgagtgatgtggagcattttttcatgtgtcggttggccatctggatgtcttccttggagaagtgtctattcatgtcttttacccatttcttcactggattctttgttttttgggtgttgagtttgataagttctttacagattttggatactaaccctttatctgatatgtcatttgcaaataccttctcccattctgtcggttgccttttagttttgctgattttttccttcgctgtgcagaagctttttattttaatgaggtcccacTAGTtgatctttgcttttgtttcccttgcctccagagatgtgttgagtaagaagttgctgtggccaagatcaaagaggtttttgcctgctttctcctcgaggatttgatggattcctgtcttacatttaggtctttcatccattttgagtttatttttgtgtatggtgtaagaaattggtccaggttcatttttctgcatgtttctgtccagttttcctagcaccacttgctgaagagactgtctttattccattggatattctttcctgatttatcaaagattagttggccatatgtttgtgggtccatttctgggttctctattccattccactgatctgagtgtctgttcttgtgccagtaccatagtctctggatgattacagctttgtagtatagcttgaagtctgggattgtgatgcctcctgctttggttttctttttcaagattgttttggctattcagggtcttttctgtttccatacaattttaagattatttgttctagctctgtgaagaatcctcatgttactttgatagggattgtattgaatatgtagattgctttgggtagtatcgacattttaacaatacttgttgtTAGtttccaggagcatggaatctttttccatttctttgtgtcttcttcaatttctttcataagctttctatagttttcagtgtatagatttttcacctctttggttagatttattcctaggtattttatgtttttttgtgcaactgtaaatgggatcgattccttgatttctctttctgttgctttattgttggtgtataggaatgcaaccgatttctgtgcattgattttatatcctgaaactgtgctgaattcatgaatcagttctagcagttttttggtggaagcttttgggttttccatatagagtgtcatgtcatctgtgaagagtgaaagtttgacctcctcctggccaatttggatgccttttatttctttgtgtggtctgattgcagacgctaagacttccaatacaatgttgaataacagtggtgagagtggacatccctatcttgttcctgaccttaggggggaaagctctcagtttttccctattgaggatgatattagtgttgggtcgttcatatatggcttttatgatctcgaagtatgctccttctatccctactttcttgagggtttttatgaagaaaggatgctgtattttgtcaaatgctttctctgcatctattgagcggatcatatggttcttgtcctttcttttattgatgtgatgaatcacattaatagTTTTGTGGATAtttaaccagccctgcatccaggtataaatcccgcttggttgtggtgaataatttttttaatgtattgttggatccggttggctaatatcttgctgaaggtttttgcatccatgttcatcaggaaaattggtctatagtcctcctttttagtggggtctctctctggttttggaatcaaggtaatgctggcttcatagaaagagtttgaaaattttccttccatttctattttttggaacattttcaagagaataggtgttaacttttccttaaatgtttggtagaattcccctggaaagccatctggccctggactcttgtcttttggcagatttttgattactaatttgatttccttactggttataggtctgttcaaattttctatttcttcctgattcggttttggtagtgtatatgtttgtCCCAGTATagggtctattctggagaacattccatgtgcactggagaaaaatggacattctgctgctttaggatgaaatgttctgaatatacctgttaagtccatctggtccaatgtgtcattcaaagccattgtttccttgttgattttttgattagatgatctgtccattgcagTGAGTGGGATGATGacgtctcctactattatggtattatcatcaatgagtttctttatgtttgtgattaattgatttatatatttgcgtgctctcacatttggcacataaatgtttacaattgttaggtggatagaccctttgattatgatataatgcccttttgcatctcttgatacagtatttattttaaagcctagattgtctgatataagtatggctactccagctttcttttgttgaccattagcatgatagatggttctccatccccttattttcaatctgaaggcctccttaggtctaaagtgtgtctcttgtaaacagcatacagatggaccttgttttcttatccattctgttaccctttgtcttttgattggagcatggggtccattgacgtttagagtgagtactgaaagatatggatttattgccattatgatgcttatagagttgcagtttctggtggtgttctctggtcctttctaatcttttgttgcttttggtatttatttatttttatatatttttttcatcttttctcccctcagaaagtcccccttaaaatttcttgcagggctagtaTAGTGGTCagaaactcctttaatttttgtttgtctgtgaactttttatctctcctattctgaatgacagtcttgctggataaagaattcttggctgcatatttttctgattcagcacactgaatatatcctgccactcctttatggcctgccaagtttctgtggataggtctgctgtggataggtctttcttcccttgtaggttagggactttttttcccttgctgctttcaggattctctccttgcctgagtattttgtgaatttgactatgatatgccttgttgatggtccgttttgttgaatctaatgggagtcctctatgcttcctggattttgatgtctgtgtctttctccaggttaggaaagttttctgctatgatttgctcacataacccttctacccctatttctctctcttcctcttctgggacccctatgattctgatgttgttccttttgaatgagtcactgatttctctaattcttaaattgtgttcttttgccttcatctccctctttttttctgcttcgtcaTTCtgtataagtttgtcctctatatcgctaattctctgttctgcctcatccatccttgccgccgctgcatccatctgtgattgcagctcagttatagcatttttaatttcatgctggctattttttacatcttttatctctgcagaaagggattctaatctgtttttgacttcagctagtattcttattatcgtgattctaaattctggttcagacatcttgcttgtatctgtgttggttaaatccctggctgtcgtttctttgtgctcttctTTTGGGgcgaattccttcattttgtcattttgaagggagaaaaggaattaatgaggtagaaaaattgaaattaaaaaatacaattaaaaaaattaaaattaaaaattaaagacacacacacacacacacacacacacaaatcgaatagatgatgctaggtcctaggtgtgttttggtctgagtGTTGAAAGTgttttgacagattagagaaaaaaaggggggggggaggaaatcgtttgagaatttgaaaaaatgaatacactgaagtagactaaaatgagatggggtaaaatagaatttgaaaaaatatacaaaaagtaaagaatatagtagaaaaaattaaagaaacatatttttaataaaaattaaaaataaatatgattttttaaattttctgtatttaagaaaaaagaaaagaaacaaaaaagaagaaagaaaaaagaaaaaagaaatcgtttgaaaatttgaaaaagtgaatacattgtagtagactaaaataaaatgatggaggtaaatagaatttgaacaaatttgcataaaagcaaaaaatatagtaataaaaattaagtaaaaatattttaatagaaattgaaagtaaagtgaactctttctctttctgcattcaataaaaggaaagaaactaaaagagaaaaaagaaaaagaaagaaaaaaggaaactttgaaaatttgaaaggtGAATATACTGAAGtaggctaaaataaaatgatggaagtaaagtataatttgaaaaaaatttactcaaaagtacaaaatatagtaattaaaattaaagaaagatatttttaataaaaattgaaaataaaaatgaattttttctctttctgtattcaagaaaaagaaaagaattgtaaaagagaaaaagaaaaaagaaagaaaattgaatagatgaacctgctaacagattgaagtaggactgaagttgcttcgttttcccctagaagtcagtctatgtagctctttatagtccataaattaagccggcGGTGAGTTTTGTGTACTTGAAGAGCAAAGATGGCctagttgggtggggctcagtgtaacagctccactctccactagatggcgctgctagcctactgggatGGATTGTTGCAGCGCTCATtggtgcatatgcgcatgcacAGGAATGGTGAAAATGGCGCCTCCCGGGTACCcggtctgttctcccggatcagcaattgtgcaccgtcctctgtcttcaactcttgtccactccccgctttttcactctctgtgaccaggcccaaggcaatacctctctcccaagttttgtctcagacgcggctgttttcccccggccccttacttctaaaggactgcagctttgactcgttctgcccctctgcggaagggtctcactgagcaatggccaaatgagcaatggctgaatattgagtgcacccaggaatgcccactggaccctgttgttgccggtgccctgagactgtggccaggtgccagcccgccccagaaaaagttcacgagacagAGTAGctgcagcgtttcagggattatggaaaatcacaacacacatctggcaccaggcttcacccttaacaaccttgccccagcaccagcgaatgcggctgccttccagggtctgctggcaccaggtggcttcaacagtctcaaatgtccttccagcagtggaaccacttttcttcatgtggcccaagaacctcccagactccactctgttcctggggattcgcttcttccaccagagcaccaccaggtatcgagctgcagagttgcagcctttgcgttccccttgtttacagtcttaatggaatttaaatgctctcctttctcctttctccctttttagtttagtccctgcagctgtttcaaattttccactttctctccagctgcttttggggaggggtg
This genomic stretch from Lynx canadensis isolate LIC74 chromosome D1, mLynCan4.pri.v2, whole genome shotgun sequence harbors:
- the LOC115525752 gene encoding olfactory receptor 52J3-like, with amino-acid sequence MFYPNRSIFHPDTFFLVGIPGLEGAHAWISLPFCSVYLMALLGNATILLVIKMEQTLRREPMFYFLALLSTIDLALSTTSMPRMLGIFWFDAHEINFGACVAQMFLIHAFTGMEAEVLVAMAFDRYVAICAPLHYRTILTSRVLVGISMCIVIRPVLFTLPMIYLIYRLPFCQARVIAHSYCEHMGIAKLSCGNIRINAIYGLFVVSLFLLNLFLIGISYIYILRAVFRLPSHDARLKALSTCGSHTGVICVFYIPSVFSFLTHRFGHNIPRYIHILVANLYLVIPPSLNPIIYGVRTKQIRERVLCVFAKK